In Micropterus dolomieu isolate WLL.071019.BEF.003 ecotype Adirondacks linkage group LG17, ASM2129224v1, whole genome shotgun sequence, one genomic interval encodes:
- the LOC123985815 gene encoding solute carrier family 25 member 36-A-like → MSQRDTLVHLFAGGCGGTVGAILTCPLEVVKTRLQSSSITLYVSEVQLSTVNGASVARVSPPGALHFLKLILEKEGPRSLFRGLGPNLVGVAPSRAIYFAAYSTAKEKLNGVLEPDSTQVHMVSAGMAGFTAITATNPIWLIKTRLQLDARNRGECRMSAFECMRRVYQTDGLRGFYRGMSASYAGISETVIHFVIYENIKRRLLEAKAPQNMDEEEDASKDASDFVGMMLAAATSKTCATSIAYPHEVIRTRLREEGTKYKSFFQTLTTVPKEEGYRALYRGLTTHLVRQIPNTAIMMCTYELVVYLLNG, encoded by the exons ATGAGTCAAAGAGATACCTTAGTTCATCTTTTTGCTGGAGG ATGTGGGGGCACGGTAGGAGCCATATTGACTTGTCCACTGGAAGTTGTGAAGACCCGTCTGCAGTCGTCCTCCATCACCCTCTATGTGTCTGAGGTTCAGCTCAGTACTGTCAACGGGGCCAGTGTGGCCCGAGTGTCCCCGCCAGGCGCCCTGCACTTCCTCAA ATTGATATTGGAGAAAGAAGGACCTCGCTCTCTCTTCAGGGGCTTGGGGCCAAACTTGGTGGGCGTGGCACCTTCCAG AGCGATCTACTTTGCTGCTTACTCCACTGCCAAAGAGAAACTGAACGGTGTGTTGGAACCCGACTCCACACAGGTACACATGGTGTCGGCTGGAATGGCAG GTTTTACAGCCATCACAGCAACCAACCCAATATGGCTCATAAAGACCCGTCTACAGCTGGATGCTAG GAATCGTGGTGAGTGCAGGATGAGTGCGTTTGAGTGCATGCGGCGGGTGTATCAGACAGACGGGCTGAGAGGCTTCTACAGGGGTATGTCTGCATCCTACGCCGGTATCTCAGAGACTGTGATCCACTTTGTGATCTATGAAAACATCAAACGGCGGCTCTTGGAAGCCAAGGCACCGCAGAACatggacgaggaggaggacgcaTCCAAAGATGCTTCAGACTTTGTGGGGATGATGCTTGCTGCTGCCACCTCCAAGACCTGTGCCACATCTATAGCTTATCCTCATG AGGTGATTCGCACCAGGCTACGCGAGGAGGGCACCAAGTACAAGTCCTTCTTCCAGACTCTAACAACAGTGCCCAAAGAGGAGGGCTACCGCGCCCTGTACCGCGGCCTCACCACCCACCTGGTACGTCAGATCCCCAACACCGCCATCATGATGTGCACCTACGAGCTGGTGGTCTACCTCCTGAACGGTTAA